The genomic stretch CGCCCACACCCCCTGGGCCCCGCCCGCCGGCTCGCTGACGCACGCCCTCACCCCCTGGTCCCCGCCCGCCGGCTCGCTGACGCTCGCCCTCACCCCCTGGTCCCCGCCCGCCGGCTCGCTGACGCTCGCCCTCACCCCCTGGTCCGGTCTTGAAGAGCACGGAGCCCGGCTGGATGGCGAAGGTGGCGCCACGGGCTCCGCGATAGGCGAACCCGTCGCCCTCGCGGACGCCGATGTGCGACAGCAGGCCTGCCAGCAACGAGCGGTGGACGGCGTCGGGCTTGGCGGGCTCCCGGTTGCGATGCATGTCCATGTCGCCCGTGACCCGGCACAGCTGCGTCACCAGGTCCTGCCACTCGCGGATCCGCAGGTAGTGGAGGTGCTCGGCCCGGCAGAGCCTGCGGAACTGGTTGCCCGAGCGCGCATCCCGCTGCTCGCGCACGTAGCGCCACAGGTTGAGCCACGTCAGGAAGTCCGACCCCTCGGCGGCGAAGCGCGCGTGGAGCGCATCGGCGCCCTGGCGCGCATCGGTTGGGCGCTGCCGTGGATCCGGGATCGACAGTGCCGCGGCGATGATCGTGACCTCGTTCAGGCACGCGTTGCGGTCGGCCTCGATCAGCATGCGTCCCAGACGCGGGTCGACCGGAAGGCGGGCCAGCGTGCGTCCGACCGGTGTGAGCGACGATCCGTCGTCGCGACCACGCCGTCCGCGACCTCGGCCCCGGTCTCGGTGGTGGCGTGGCGGCGACGCCCCATCGAGGTCGATGGCACCCAGCTCGTGCAGCAGCGCCAGCCCGTCGCGCACCTGGCGTGGATCCGGCGGGTCGAGGAACCCAAACGCGGCGATGTCGCCCAGGCCCAGCGCCGCCATCTGCAGCAGCACGGACGCGAGACTGGTGCGCAGGATCTCGGGCTCGGTGAAGCGCGGTCGCGCCTCGAAGTCCTCCTCGTTGTACAGCCGGATGCACACGCCATCGGCGGTGCGGCCACAACGGCCCTTGCGCTGGTCCGCCGACGCCTGGGAGATCCTCTCGATCGGCAGGCGCTGGACCTTCAGGCGCGCGCTGTACCGGGAAATCCGTGCGTACCCGGGGTCGATGACGTAGCGGATGCCGGGCACCGTCAGCGAGGTCTCGGCGACGTTGGTCGCCAGCACGATCCGTCGCCCGCTGTGCGGCTGGAACACGCGCCGCTGCTGGGCGGTCGCCAGCCGCGAGTACAGCGGCAGGATCTCGGTGTCGGCGAGCTTGAGCTCCCCCAGCGCGTCGGCCGTGTCGCGGATCTCACGCTCGCCGGACAGGAAGACGAGGATGTCACCCGGGCCCTCCGATCCCCGCCCACCGGCTCGCTGGCGCTCGCCCTCACCCTCCGTCCACAGCTCGGTCACCGCGTCCGCGATCGCCTCCGTCTGATCACGCTCGACCCACGCGTCGTCGTCGCTGTCGTCTGCGGGCGGCTCGTCGAGGGGCCGGTAGCGCACCTCCACGGGGTACATCCGTCCGGACACCTCGACGATGGGGGCGTCGTCGAAGTGTCGCGAGAAGCGCTCGGGATCGATCGTCGCCGAGGTGACGATGACCTTCAGATCCGGTCGGCGCGGCAGGAGCTGGGCGACGTAGCCGATCAGGAAGTCGATCGTCAGGCTGCGCTCGTGCGCCTCGTCGATGATCAGCGTGTCGTAGGTCGCCAGCGCGGGGTCGGACTGGATCGAGGCCAGCAGGATCCCGTCGGTCATCACTGAGACCAGCGTCTGGTCGCCGATCCGGCGGTTGAAGCGGAACTCGTAGCCGACCGGACCCCCGACCTCGACCCCGAGCTCGTCGGCGATGCGGTCGGCCACCGTGCGGGCCGCGATGCGCCGCGGCTGGGTGTGCCCGATCATCCCGCGCACGCCACGGCCGAGCTCGAGGCAGACCTTGGGCAACTGGGTCGTCTTGCCCGAGCCGGTCTCGCCGGCGACGATCACGACCTGGTGGTCGCGGATCGCGGCGGTCAGATCGTCGATGCGCGCCGAGATGGGCAGCTCGGGCGGGTAGGTCACCGACGGCACGGCGGCGCGTCGCCGTGCGACGTGCTGCTCCGCGCGGTCGATCTCACCCGCCACCGCCGCGAGCGCCTCGGCGCGGGCTTCACCGTCGCGCCGGCGCACGCGGTCGAGCCGCCGCCGCAGCCGGCGCTCGTCGCGCAGTGTCAGCTGCGGCAGGCGCGCACGCAGATCGGCGACGGCGGGGCTCACGACGGGTCCATTGCTGGGTTCGGTGCGATCGGTCGCGACGACGGTAGCCGCCTGCGGCCGCGCTGTACCGGCCGCCGGCGGAAACAGTCATCCTGGAGCCATGATGGAACCGGCCGTCGACGACGTGGCGCCCGACGGCTCCCCGGTGCCCGTCTATCTGGCGATGCCCGCGCATGACGCGCTCGATCTGGTGCGCGACCAGGTGCCGCCGGGCGGGTCGATGCTCGACCTCGGCTGCGGCGTCGGACGGCTGGCGAACGCGCTGGCCGACGCGGGATTCGCCGTGACCGGGGTCGACATCCACGAGCGCATGCTCGCCCACCTGTCGCCCGCCGTCGACGCGGTCCATGCCGACATCGCCGGGCTGAACCTCGGAATGACGTTCGACGTCGTGGTGCTCGCCAGTCATCTGGTCAACCATCCGACCGATGCCGGCGCGTTCCTCACGACCTGCCGGCGCCACGTCGCTGACCACGGCGTCGTGCTGGTCGAGCGCTTCCACCCCGACCTCCTCGACGCGTTCGATCAGCAGGAGGGCGCCGTCCACGGTGTGCACATCCGCCACGAGGTGCAGACGCGACAGGGCGCGCAGTTCTCCGCCAGCGCCCACTACACGGTCGCCGGGCGGACGTGGACGCAGGACTACGCCGCCGTGCTGCTCGACGACGCGGCCCTCGCCGAGCTCCTGCGGACAGCGGGGCTCGCACCGGACGCGTGGCTGGACGACGACGCCCGCTGGCTGCGCGCCGTCCCTGCGTCGTGATCGGCAACGGGACGGCGGGCCGGGGATACGTCCGTCATCCGGCCGATGCGTGGGGGCTCGGGACATCTGCGAGCGTGTCGCCCCCCGCCCCGACATGTGCCCGGCGAACCTGTACTGCGCAGGCTACAATACGTATATACTGTTGGCACAGCATACGTATGGGAGCCAGTTCATGCGTTCGATCTACGGGTCCAGCGAACGGCCCGTCGAGGACCTGACCGCGCGGGCGC from Euzebyales bacterium encodes the following:
- a CDS encoding methyltransferase domain-containing protein; amino-acid sequence: MMEPAVDDVAPDGSPVPVYLAMPAHDALDLVRDQVPPGGSMLDLGCGVGRLANALADAGFAVTGVDIHERMLAHLSPAVDAVHADIAGLNLGMTFDVVVLASHLVNHPTDAGAFLTTCRRHVADHGVVLVERFHPDLLDAFDQQEGAVHGVHIRHEVQTRQGAQFSASAHYTVAGRTWTQDYAAVLLDDAALAELLRTAGLAPDAWLDDDARWLRAVPAS
- the hrpA gene encoding ATP-dependent RNA helicase HrpA, which gives rise to MSPAVADLRARLPQLTLRDERRLRRRLDRVRRRDGEARAEALAAVAGEIDRAEQHVARRRAAVPSVTYPPELPISARIDDLTAAIRDHQVVIVAGETGSGKTTQLPKVCLELGRGVRGMIGHTQPRRIAARTVADRIADELGVEVGGPVGYEFRFNRRIGDQTLVSVMTDGILLASIQSDPALATYDTLIIDEAHERSLTIDFLIGYVAQLLPRRPDLKVIVTSATIDPERFSRHFDDAPIVEVSGRMYPVEVRYRPLDEPPADDSDDDAWVERDQTEAIADAVTELWTEGEGERQRAGGRGSEGPGDILVFLSGEREIRDTADALGELKLADTEILPLYSRLATAQQRRVFQPHSGRRIVLATNVAETSLTVPGIRYVIDPGYARISRYSARLKVQRLPIERISQASADQRKGRCGRTADGVCIRLYNEEDFEARPRFTEPEILRTSLASVLLQMAALGLGDIAAFGFLDPPDPRQVRDGLALLHELGAIDLDGASPPRHHRDRGRGRGRRGRDDGSSLTPVGRTLARLPVDPRLGRMLIEADRNACLNEVTIIAAALSIPDPRQRPTDARQGADALHARFAAEGSDFLTWLNLWRYVREQRDARSGNQFRRLCRAEHLHYLRIREWQDLVTQLCRVTGDMDMHRNREPAKPDAVHRSLLAGLLSHIGVREGDGFAYRGARGATFAIQPGSVLFKTGPGGEGERQRAGGRGPGGEGERQRAGGRGPGGEGVRQRAGGRGPGGVG